A window of the Vigna angularis cultivar LongXiaoDou No.4 chromosome 3, ASM1680809v1, whole genome shotgun sequence genome harbors these coding sequences:
- the LOC108325674 gene encoding probable leucine-rich repeat receptor-like protein kinase At1g35710 produces MMFIFPTLQSMKFQPFWLLLLLFFFAFPDSHAFNSSGIASEANALLKWKASLDKQSQASLSSWTANTSCSWLGIACDHSNHVSQINLPNIGLRGTLENLNFSMLTNIHTLNLRNNSLNGSIPPQIGVLSNLVVLDLSVNKLFGIIPSEITQLISLQKLNMSRNTFSESLPQEIGRMRELRMLHVPYCNLTGTIPISIEKLNNLLHLDVGANNLSGSIPQRIWHMDLNHLSLTINNFQGSIPKEIVNMRNLEILYLGESGLSGTMPQEIDMLGKLIHLIMSSCNLTGHIPREIGKLSNLTILNLKGNQLSGFIPHEIGFLRKLSELDMSGNFLSGKIPSTIGNLSNLSYLYLYGNQLSGLIPDEIGNLHSLLTIQLLGNNLSGPIPTSIGNLVNLESVLLYQNKLSGSIPSTIGNLSKLHELNLFENDLSGKIPTEMNTIIALENLQLADNNFVGHLPHNICVGGKLAKFSASNNHFTGHIPESLKNCSSLIRVRLQENQLTGNITDAFGVLPNLVYIELSENNFYGHLSPNWGKFRSLTSLKISNNNLSGVIPPELGGATKLQALQLSSNHLTGNIARDLCNLVLLYDLSLNNNNLSGNIPIEIVSMKNLQNLRLGSNNLSGSIPNQLGNLFNLWNMNLSLNKFEGNIPLEFGKLISLTTLDLSENLLRGTLTHVLGGLQKLETLNLSHNSLSGDLSSFDGMMSLTSIDISYNDFEGPLPNIPVFRNATMDAVRNNKGLCGNVSGLKPCPTLSGKSQNHTTKKVITMVLPLTLGTLMLALFVFGVLYYLCKTSVKMEEEATNLQTPNTFAIWSFDGKMVFENIVEATENFDEKHLIGVGGQGQVYKAMLPSGQVVAVKKLHSVPNEEKLNVKAFTSEIQALTEIRHRNIVKLYGFCSHSQWSFMVCEFLEKGNVQNILKDDEEAIAFDWNKRVNVIKDVANALFYMHYDCSPPIIHRDISSKNVLLDLEYVAHVSDFGTAKFLNPNSSNWTSFVGTFGYAAPELAYTMEVNEKCDVYSFGVLAWEILLGKHPGDFISALLSSSSAGDHMTLMDKLEQRLPPPTKRLVKEVASVAKMALACMTESPRSRPTMKDVVNELVM; encoded by the exons ATGATGTTCATATTTCCAACGCTTCAGTCGATGAAGTTCCAACCCTTTTGGTTGCTTCTTCTACTGTTCTTTTTTGCATTTCCCGATTCTCATGCTTTCAATTCTTCTGGAATTGCTTCAGAAGCAAATGCTCTGCTGAAGTGGAAAGCCAGTCTTGACAAGCAGAGTCAAGCTTCTCTCTCTTCATGGACTGCCAACACTTCTTGCAGTTGGCTTGGAATTGCATGTGATCACTCCAATCACGTCTCCCAAATAAATCTTCCAAATATTGGATTAAGAGGTACTCTTGAAAATCTCAACTTCTCAATGCTTACAAACATTCACACTCTAAATCTAAGAAACAACTCCTTGAATGGAAGTATTCCTCCTCAAATTGGAGTTCTGTCCAATCTAGTTGTTCTTGATTTGTCTGTTAATAAACTCTTTGGGATTATCCCTTCTGAAATTACACAGTTGATTAGCCTTCAGAAGTTGAACATGAGTCGTAATACTTTCAGTGAGTCCCTTCCCCAAGAAATAGGGAGAATGAGGGAGCTGAGAATGCTTCATGTTCCTTATTGCAATCTCACAGGGACAATCCCAATCTCTATAGAAAAGTTGAACAATTTATTGCATCTAGATGTAGGAGCCAACAACCTTTCTGGCAGCATTCCTCAGAGAATTTGGCACATGGACCTAAACCATTTATCACTTACAATTAATAACTTCCAAGGTTCCATTCCCAAAGAAATTGTGAATATGAGGAACCTGGAGATCCTATATCTTGGGGAAAGTGGCCTTTCTGGCACCATGCCCCAAGAAATTGACATGCTGGGGAAACTAATACATCTGATCATGAGCAGTTGTAATCTTACTGGTCACATTCCTCGTGAAATTGGTAAGTTGAGCAATCTAACTATTCTTAACCTTAAAGGAAACCAATTGTCAGGTTTTATTCCTCATGAAATTGGATTTTTGAGAAAACTCAGTGAACTTGATATGTCTGGGAATTTTCTCTCTGGTAAAATCCCTTCCACAATTGGAAACTTGAGCAATCTAAGTTATCTTTACCTTTATGGCAACCAATTATCTGGCCTTATCCCGGATGAAATAGGAAATTTGCATTCCCTTCTAACAATCCAGTTGCTGGGCAATAATCTCTCTGGACCAATCCCTACTTCCATAGGTAACCTGGTCAATTTGGAATCCGTTTTACTTTATCAAAACAAACTTTCTGGATCCATTCCTTCCACTATTGGAAATTTGTCAAAGCTTCACGaattgaatttatttgaaaatgatcTCAGTGGCAAGATTCCAACAGAAATGAACACGATTATTGCTTTGGAAAACTTGCAGCTAGCTGATAATAATTTTGTTGGCCATTTACCTCACAACATTTGTGTTGGTGGAAAGTTGGCAAAATTTTCCGCTAGTAATAACCATTTCACTGGCCATATTCCAGAGAGTTTGAAGAATTGCTCTAGCCTTATACGAGTTAGACTTCAGGAAAATCAACTAACTGGAAACATAACAGATGCTTTTGGTGTACTTCCAAACTTGGTTTACATCGAATTGagtgaaaacaatttttatggTCATCTttcaccaaattgggggaagtTCCGTAGCCTCACAAGCCTCAAGATCTCTAATAATAACTTATCAGGTGTTATCCCACCAGAGCTAGGCGGGGCAACCAAATTACAAGCACTTCAATTATCCTCAAATCATCTTACAGGAAACATTGCACGAGATTTATGTAATTTGGTCTTGTTGTATGATCTATCACTCAACAACAATAATCTTTCAGGAAATATTCCCATAGAAATTGTATCAATGAAGAATCTTCAAAATTTGAGGCTTGGATCTAATAATTTGTCTGGCTCAATTCCAAACCAACTTGGAAATTTGTTCAATTTATGGAACATGAATTTGAGCCTGAATAAATTTGAGGGAAATATTCCCTTAGAGTTTGGCAAATTAATATCTCTCACAACTCTTGATCTCAGTGAAAATTTGTTGAGGGGAACATTAACACATGTGCTTGGAGGATtacaaaaattagaaacattGAATCTCTCTCACAATAGTCTCTCAGGTGATCTTTCTAGCTTTGATGGTATGATGAGCTTGACATCTATTGATATATCTTACAATGATTTTGAGGGTCCACTTCCAAACATTCCAGTCTTTCGCAATGCTACAATGGACGCAGTAAGAAATAATAAAGGCTTGTGTGGCAATGTTAGTGGCTTAAAGCCTTGCCCAACACTAAGTGGGAAATCACAGAATCATACGACAAAGAAAGTCATAACAATGGTTCTACCCCTTACTTTGGGCACTCTAATGCTGGCATTGTTTGTTTTTGGAGTCTTGTATTATTTATGCAAAACTTCAGTGAAAATGGAAGAGGAAGCTACCAATTTACAAACTCCAAACACATTTGCAATATGGAGTTTTGATGGCAAAATGGTATTCGAGAATATTGTTGAAGCCACTGAAAATTTTGACGAAAAGCATCTCATTGGAGTTGGAGGACAGGGACAAGTTTACAAAGCAATGTTACCCTCAGGTCAAGTTGTGGCTGTAAAGAAACTGCATTCAGTTCCAAATGAAGAAAAGCTCAATGTGAAAGCTTTCACAAGTGAGATCCAAGCTCTGACAGAAATTCGCCATCGTAACATTGTAAAGTTATATGGGTTTTGTTCACATTCCCAGTGGTCATTTATGGTGTGTGAATTCTTGGAGAAGGGCAATGTCCAGAATATTTTGAaggatgatgaagaagcaaTTGCATTTGATTGGAATAAGAGAGTGAATGTTATCAAAGATGTAGCAAATGCTTTATTCTACATGCATTATGATTGCTCACCACCAATTATTCATCGTGATATATCAAGTAAAAATGTCCTTTTGGATTTGGAATATGTGGCACATGTCTCAGATTTCGGAACGGCCAAGTTTCTTAATCCCAATTCATCCAATTGGACCTCATTTGTAGGAACCTTCGGATATGCCGCTCCAG AACTTGCATACACAATGGAAGTGAACGAGAAATGTGACGTGTATAGTTTTGGAGTGTTGGCATGGGAAATACTTCTCGGAAAACACCCTGGTGATTTTATATCTGCCTTATTATCATCTTCATCCGCTGGTGATCATATGACATTGATGGATAAGTTGGAGCAGCGTCTCCCTCCTCCAACAAAACGTTTAGTTAAAGAGGTGGCATCAGTTGCGAAGATGGCACTTGCTTGCATGACTGAAAGTCCACGATCTCGCCCTACTATGAAGGATGTCGTCAATGAGCTTGTAATGTAA